ACCATATCTATTGGATTTATAAAGAGAAGCTACTCCATCTATCATTCGACCTGAGACACCAGACTTTTGTAAGAAAAGAGAATCTACCCCCTTTACAGTCGCAATGGTCTGGTGTTTGCCATAACGTAAGAGGGCATTGTCTTCTAAGGTACGAGCAATTCCATCCACACCACGAATGTTTTGTATCTGAGCAAAATCGATAGTATCCATCGAGAATACTTTCCCTTGTATGGGCGAGACTTTAAGCGGAGGATCAAAAGACGAGAAGCGTGACTGTATAAAAGTATCAAAACCATTAAACACAGAGATGGTCACAACCATAGCAAAAGTACCAATTGCCAATCCAATTATCGAGATAAAGGATATAATGTTGATAACTTTCGCTTTCTTCTTAGAAAACAAATAGCGTTTGGCTATATAGAAAGATAGATTCAAAGCTTATTTTTTTGCAACAACAATTAAACCAGATCCACTTTTATGTGTTTTTATCAAATCAATAAAATTGAACACCAAACAAAGTGGAAAAACTACAAGGTAATAAATTGGAAGGAAAACAAACAGTAGTTGAGAAAAACCTAGCATTAAAATCGGATATTTCATAGACAATTTCCAGCTAATTTTCCCAGCTTTACCATAACTAAAAGAGGCATCAATAGAGTGAAAACCAGCTTTTGTCAACTTCTCTGTAATATCTTGGATTCCATAACCATCTCTTACATGTTCATCAATAAAGCCATGTGCATCCTCTTCATGATCATGCTCATGGGCATCGCTACCTCCTTGATCACTCGGAGTAGAGATAAGAATTGTTCCCCCATCTTTTAGGCTATGGTAGAAGTGATGAAATACTTGTTGATCCTCTTCAATATGCTCCATTACATCAACGGATAATATTAAAGAGAAGCGGTCTTTATCTTCAAATTTTGTAAGGTCAGCATACTGAAATTGTACTCTTTCTTCTTCTCTTATCTGTTGAAAAAAACGATTACAATCTTCGATCTGCTCACTCTTAACATCTACTCCAAGAATAGTGCTATTTTTGAAAAATCTTGACATCCAATATACATATTGCCCAAAACCAGAACCAGCATCTAAGATAGATTGATTTGAATTTAGTGGACCAACTTTACGCAATGCTTTACGTATATGCCATGATCGAAGAAGAAGAAGATCTAATAGTTTGTAGAATATAATACGCAAAAAAGGTGTTCTATTAAACACCTTTCCTAACGAACGCTTTATTGGATCGTATTTCATTATCTATTAACTCTTTAAAAGATTATCAATATTTTCTGCATAGTCTAAGCTATCATCTACATGGAAAGAAAGCTCTGGAATTATACGAACTTGCTTCTTTATCTTTTGTCCTAAGCTATAACGAATATTCTTTGAAATATTATTTATCTCTTCGACATACTCTTTTACATTATCTGAAGGGAAAATACTTAGATAACACCTTCCTATTGCCAAGTCCTTACTCATACGAACGACTGTGACAGAGATCATACGTCCACCAAATACAGAGGTCGCATTTAGGCGAAAATGTTCGCCTAACTCTTTCTGAATTAATCTACCAACCTTTTGTTGTCGAGTTGAATACTCTTCCATATCATTATATTTTTTCTAGTGTGCAAAGTTAAGCAAATTCTTTCTAAATAAGATACTTCCATACAATAATAGCTTGTAGTACAGACAACGAATATTTCAATTGATAGAACATTCTATTAACCTCTACATAAACCAAATATTAATTACAATACTTGAATTATCCCTTATAGTACAAACATGAGTAAATATAATATCTTTGCGAAATATATGGATTTAACTACATTAGGTCTTCTAGGACTCTTTATTTCAGCCTTCCTCGCAGGAACAATTGTTCCATTCAGTTCAGAGGTCGTTCTCTCAGCGCTAATTCTTAATGGCTATGATATGTATACTGCTATTATTGTTGCCACTATTGGAAACTTTATTGGAGGTCAAACAACATACTATACAGGTTATATAGGTAAGTGGTCATGGGTCGAAAAATATTTCCGTATTCGCAAAGAAAAGATCATAAATGCTCAAAAACGATTTGAGAAATGGGGACCCATAAGTGCCTCATTATCTTTTATACCAGGACTTGGGAATGCAATAGTTTTAGGTCTCGGATTTCTTAAAATAAAACCTAAAACATGTGCTTTGTATATGCTTCTTGGTAAAGTTGCAAGATATATTATCTGGGCTTACATAACTCTTCTTGTTTAAAGATTAAAATAGTAGGAAGCAGACATCGACCACATAATCATTCCTGGAGAGTTCAGAAGACTACTCATAAAAACATTA
The Prolixibacteraceae bacterium DNA segment above includes these coding regions:
- the rbfA gene encoding 30S ribosome-binding factor RbfA, with the translated sequence MEEYSTRQQKVGRLIQKELGEHFRLNATSVFGGRMISVTVVRMSKDLAIGRCYLSIFPSDNVKEYVEEINNISKNIRYSLGQKIKKQVRIIPELSFHVDDSLDYAENIDNLLKS
- a CDS encoding VTT domain-containing protein; protein product: MSKYNIFAKYMDLTTLGLLGLFISAFLAGTIVPFSSEVVLSALILNGYDMYTAIIVATIGNFIGGQTTYYTGYIGKWSWVEKYFRIRKEKIINAQKRFEKWGPISASLSFIPGLGNAIVLGLGFLKIKPKTCALYMLLGKVARYIIWAYITLLV
- a CDS encoding class I SAM-dependent methyltransferase, with translation MKYDPIKRSLGKVFNRTPFLRIIFYKLLDLLLLRSWHIRKALRKVGPLNSNQSILDAGSGFGQYVYWMSRFFKNSTILGVDVKSEQIEDCNRFFQQIREEERVQFQYADLTKFEDKDRFSLILSVDVMEHIEEDQQVFHHFYHSLKDGGTILISTPSDQGGSDAHEHDHEEDAHGFIDEHVRDGYGIQDITEKLTKAGFHSIDASFSYGKAGKISWKLSMKYPILMLGFSQLLFVFLPIYYLVVFPLCLVFNFIDLIKTHKSGSGLIVVAKK